DNA sequence from the Parachlamydia acanthamoebae genome:
TTCATTATACGGGAACGGAGAAGCTGCGAAAGCAATTGTCAGCTTTCTAAAATAAAAAAACCCATCCAAACACTTGCATGGGTTCCAAGGAAAGAGAAACTCTTTCGGTCGCTTATGATTTGCTCAGCGCACTTTTAATTAAAGCAACAACAGCTGTTAAAACAGCTCCGCCGATACCGCTACTTCCGATATTGGCAAGGATAGAACCGATATCTAAGCCAGAGCCTGCAGCATGTCCAATTGCATCCGTTACACCACTTTTATGCAATGTCTCTAACATTTGGAGAAGAGACCCACCTGCACCACCTCCGATTAAGCCAACAATTGTGTTGCCTAATCCACCTAGATCTTTTTCTTTCATTGCAGCACCAGCAAGATTTCCTCCAGCAACACCGCTCAATAAACTTATAATGAGACTCACGATATCCATAAAATCCTCCTTGTAGGTTTGATCGGAAGCTAAAATGTTTTTTTTATTTTGTCAAATAATGTTTTTCTTTCCTTGTTCAAGGAAAACTTTAGCGATTTATATCCATCAAGTTGGGCTGATTTATTATGTTAAGTCTCCAAGGCAACATTTGGAAAAATTGACGGAAGATCGCAAAAGTAGATTGAATTGTATCTACTTTTCATTTGCTAATTAAATATTTTTTAAATAAAACGCACATTTTATATTGATTGAATAAAATTAATCGAAATTAAAAATAACTTAACTCAACAAATCAATTGTTCATAGATTAAAATTTCTCTTCTTTTCTCTCATAGCGCTAGCGGTTGAGAGCACAAGTTTACTTTTTTTGAATAGCAATAAATGTTTTAATGCGCGCAGTCCTGCCACGTATAGGCTTCCCGCTTGCAATCTCTTGATGAAAATCAATCGCTGACATTTTCCGATGAATCTGTTTTTTGGAAGTTCGTCAACGGGGAAACTCTCTATAAAGGAACAATCCATCTTAGGAGTCAAGAGGGTCACGCACGACTCAAATCTTTTGGAGAAAAGCGGGGTTAATGCATATAGCAACTCACCAAGGGATAGACCAAACGTTCATATATCGAACCGCCACTTGGATTAGTCTGGCGTCCATACCAAGATCAACCAACCACGTTAAATTAGTGGAGTTAATGGCCTTGAACCGACCATTCGTTTATCTGAAAAATCGAACTCCACATGCAGATTGAATAAATTATCTCGACTCCATGCTCAAAAGATTTTGAAATAAAAATTTCAAAAAATAAGACACTCATCAAATCTGATGGGAAAAAGCCAAATTCGTGGTTCACTCGAGAGATTTTTCTGCTCCCAGCCAAGGAGGACTATTTTTAGATGGGAAGGATTTCATAAATTTGATTAAGAAATAAAAAGCCTAGAAGAGAGGAAGTTCTTCTAGGCTTTTATTGGAAGATTACCAAACGAGGGCTGCGCCGCTTTGGTATTGAGTCACACGTGTTTCAAAGAAGTTTTTCTCTTTGTCTAAGTCCATGACTTCACTCATCCAAGGGAATGGATTCGCTGTATTATATTGAGGCTTTAAACCAATTCTTTCTAATCGTCGGTCCGCAATATAACCGACATAGTCGCGGAAAAGAGCCGCATTTAAACCCAAAATTCCATTTGGCAAGCAATCAGCCGCATACTGAATTTCAAGCTCAACAGCTTCTTTTACCATGTCTATGATTTGATCTTTAAACTCAGGTGTCCACACTTCTGGATTTTCTTCTTTGATTGTATTAATCAAATCGATTCCGAAGTTGAGGTGGATACTTTCGTCCCTTAAAATGTACTGAAATTGTTCGCCAATTCCCGTCATAATATTTTTACGATGGAAAGAGAGGATCATCACAAATCCACTATAGAAGAAGATTCCTTCCATAATGATGTAAAATCCAATCAAGTTCTTCAAAAACGTTTGAACCCCTTCTGGAGTATCTGTCGTGAACCCTTCCTGCATAACTTCTTCTGTAAGCTTCATCTCAAACGCATCTTTTGCATGAATGGAGTTTACAGCATTATACATGTCAAAAACTTCTCTTTGATCAAGAGAAAGAGATTCCACGATGTAATGAAAAGTATGCGTATGTACAGCTTCTTCAAAAGCTTGTCTTAGCAAATACTGACGCGCTTCAGCATTTGTTAAGTGCTTAAAAATAGCCAAAACAATGTTGTTTCCCACCAAGCTTTCAGCTGTGCTGAAAAAGCCAAGGTTGCGCATAATCACAAGTCTTTCGTCGTTGCTTAAACGATTTGATTTCCATAATTCGATATCTTTCTGCATCGGAACTTCTGAAGGCATCCAGTTGTTATGACACCCATTCAAATAATGTTCCCAAGCCCAATGATATTTTAAAGGCATCAGTTGATTCACATCAACTTGCTTGCAATTTAAAATGCGCTTTTGTTGTGCGGCTGCTTCCGCTTCCTCAGGAATAAGACAACTCGACATGATTCCTTCCTCCAATTACTAATTTAAATATTTTCATCTTTTCCTTACTGACAGCTTTCACATTCATCGCCAGATAAACTGCAACTTTTTGGAATAGAGCTATCACGTTCAACACGGATTGATCCCGATGCGGAACGACTTTTCATCCAGCGTGGCTGAATCCCTTTTTTGTTGATATCTAAAGTCGATTTTTCAACTTGGGTTGCAGCTTTTGATCGTAGGTAATAGGTCGTTTTTAATCCTTTTTCCCATGCTAATAAATACATGTCACTCAGCTTTCTACCATCAGGTGCGTTTACATATAGGTTTAAAGATTGTCCCATATCGATCCATTTTTGTCTGCGGCTAGCACATTCAATTAACCACTTGGGTTCAATTTCGAAAGCTGTTTTGTACAAGCCCTTCAAATCTTCAGGGAATTGTTCAATTTCTTGAACAGATCCATCATAATATTTGAGCTCATCTAACATATCCTGGTTCCAAAGATCTCTTTCTTTTAGGTCTTTGACTAACCATTCATTTAACACCGCAAATTCACCTGAAAGGTTAGATTTGACATACAGTAGAGAGAATGTCGGTTCAATTGATTGACTAAGCCCTGAAATATGTGCAATCGTCGCTGTTGGAGCAATCGCCATAGTATTGCAATTACGCATCCCATGTTTCTGAATCTCTTTTCTAACCACGCTCCAATCTTTTTTCGAGGTTCTATCCATATGAAGATAACCCTTTCTTTCATTATCTAAAAGCGCAATGCTGTCGATTGGAAGAATGCCCTGGCTCCACTTGGATCCTCTATAAGAAGAGTAAACGCCTCTTTCCTTAGCCAACTCTGTAGAAGCTAGAATAGCATGATAGGAAATCATTTCCATGCTTGCATCTGCAAATTCTACAGCTTCTTGGCTGTCATAAGCAATTCTGAAATGATACAAGGCATCTTGGAAACCCATTAAACCAAGTCCAACTGGACGGTGTCGCAAGTTAGACTCACGCGCTTCTTTTGTTGGATAGTAGTTAATGTCAATCACATTATCTAGCATACGCATAGCTGTTCGGATTGTTTTTGCTAAAAACTGCTCATCTAAGAAGTCACCTTTAATATGTGCAGCAAGGTTAATCGAACCTAGGTTGCAAACAGCGGTTTCATTTTCAGATGTATTAAGCAAAATTTCCGTGCACAAGTTCGAACTATGCACAACACCAGCGTGGGATTGTGGTGATCGAATATTGGAAGGATCTTTAAATGTCATCCATGGGTGCCCTGTTTCAAAGAGCATGGTGATCATTTTTCTCCAAAGATCCATGGCTGGAATTACTTTAAATAACTTGATTTTGCCTTCTTGCGCAAGTCTTTCGTATTCACAATATCTCTTTTCAAATTCGATGCCATACAAATCATGTAAATCTGGTGTATCTGATGGATTGAACAGAGTCCAGACGCTTTGCTCTCTAACTCTTTTCATGAAAAGATCTGGAATCCAGTTCGCGGTGTTCATGTCATGCGTACGGCGACGTTCGTCTCCTGTATTTTTACGCAATTCCACAAAGTCTTCGATGTCCAAGTGCCAAGTTTCTAGATAAGCACAAACAGCTCCCTTTCGCTTTCCACCCTGGTTTACCGCTACAGCTGTATCATTAGCAACTTTCAAGAAGGGCACAACACCCTGTGTTAATCCATTCGTTCCATGAATTGTAGCACCTGTTGCACGGATATTTGTCCAATCGTTACCAATTCCTCCTGACCACTTGGATAAACTCGCATTGTCAGCAATCACTTTAAAGATGTTAACCAAATCATCTTGCACTGTAGAAAGGTAGCAAGAGCTCAATTGAGGATGCAAAGATCCAGAATTGAACAGGGTCGGTGTAGAAGAAATAAAATGGAACTGAGATAAGACGTTATAAAACTCAATGGCTCGCTCTTCTCGGTTTTCCTTTTCATTTAAAGCGAGACCCATCGCAACACGCATCCAAAAGTATTGCGGTGTTTCGATGCGATCATTTTTAACATGGATCAGATAACGGTCATAGAGTGTTTGAACACCAATGTAAGTAAATAGCTTATCGCGCGAAGAATCTAAGTTTTGGGCCAACTTCTCTAAGTCATATCCAAATAATTCAGGTGTTAAACGCTTAGCCATTACCCCTTTTCTGATATATTGCTCAAAATGGGATACGTGCAAGTTAGCAACTTCTGAAGGGTGGCATTCTTGTTCAAAAACTTCATTGTAAATATCTTGAAGAAGTAAACGTGCAGCTACATAGTTGTATGCGGGTTCTTTTTCAATTTTTGAACGTGCAGAAAAGATTGCGGATTCATTCAATTCTTTAAAAAGCACACCATCATAAAGATGCTTAAGCATTTCTTCAATCAATTCTTGCGGATTGCACAACTCTTTAAAGTCGGCGCAAGCATGCTCCATTTTGGATTGCATTTTTTGTGTGTTTAATGGGGATTTTGTTCCATCAGGATACGTCACGTACAAAGTAGATTTTACCTGTTCGTTAGCGGGTATCGCCGTTTCTTTAAATGCTCGCGCTCTTTTTCTTTCTTCTCTGTATAAAATATACCCACGTGCAACCTGATGATATCCTTCTTGCATTAATTCTTTTTCGACAAGATCTTGGATCTTTTCGATAGGGACGGGTTCGTCTCTTGTTAAAGAAAGGATAGATGAAATGACAGCGGACGTGATTCCATTCGTCACCTTTTGGATTTCCTCAGGTAAAGCTTGGTCAGCTCCCAAAAGCAGCTCAGCACGAAATGCCTTTGTAATCGCCAAACGAATTCTTTCTCCATCAAACGACACGGAAGAACCATTGCGTTTAACTACCCACAAGTTCTTGGACTCGCTTGCAAATTCAGAGGGGCATAAAGTCCCCGGTGATGTATCAGACATTACTCACTCCCATGATCAATCAAACTATTTAATCTTGTTGCAATTCAAATATTTTCCGTTGCAAAAAAAGAATTTTCTCTTATAAGACTAAGACGCCCTATTTTAAGAGCTAGCAACGTTAATATCGCTTCTTAAAAAGAAAAGAGAACCGATCCATGCGCAAGAAATCATGATCCTGCTTTTCTGTTTCGATTCCGCTTCTCTTGGCCGGCAAAGATGATTACTTTAAAATAATCACTATATGAATGACATTGTTCTTTTTGCCTGCCGAAGTCATGCAAAATCAGGCTCATTCATAACCATTGGGACCTTAAATCGTCAAGCTTTTTGCTCATTCCAGATTGACGACTTTTGCAAACGATTAAGATCCAAAGGTAAACTTATGAAAATAACAAATTCCCGCTCAAACTTATAACTAAGTGAAATTAATTAAGCTGGTTAGTATAAACCAATAACTGTTTTAGAAACAGATAATTATCGCATAATTTAACTTCGGTGTCAAAGATGAAACTCCCTAACTTATCTCTATTACAGGCCTACCTAAAAACAGCGACATTGGCTGCTACTAGCGGGGGTAAAATCTTAAAAAAGTACTGGAAAAATGTCAAACAGATCGAAGATAAAAGTACAGCAGGTGATTTAGTTACAGAGGCGGACAAGGAATCAGAAAAAATCATTTTACAAATGATCACCGAAGCTTATCCCGATCACGCCATTCTTGCTGAAGAATCCTCTGAAAAACACCTTTCTTCCTCTTCTGATTTTCTGTGGGTCATTGATCCATTGGATGGCACAGTCAATTATGCCCACCAAAATCCCATGGTGGCTATCTCTATCGCCCTACTTTATCAAAATAAGGTCGTTGTAGGTGTGGTTTTTAATCCTTTTTATCAAGAATTATTCCAAGCTATTAAAGGGATGGGAGCCACATTAAACGGAGAAAAAATCACCGTTTCTCAAACCAGAGCTCTTGACAAAAGCCTTTTAGCCACAGGTTTTGCCTATGATCGGCGCACAACCACTGATACCAATTATCCAGAATTTTGCCATTTAACCAATTTAACACATGGCGTGCGTCGTTTTGGGGCCGCTTCATTGGACCTAGCCTTTGTCGCTGCTGGTCGTTTTGATGGATACTGGGAACGTGGGCTTAAGCCCTGGGACATGGCGGCTGGTGCCTTACTCGTTCAAGAAGCAGGTGGAAAAATATCGGCCTACAATGAAACCCCCTTTGATCTCCAATCGGGGAAAATCTTAGCCACTAATGGAATGCTACATCATGCTTTAAGTCAAGAGTTACTTAACTTATCTATGCAAACTTAAGGCGACAAAGTCGCCTTTCAACGCTATTCATCTGAAGCAAAAAAAGAATTTTTAAAATGATCCGAACTAACCTCTAAAGCATCAGCAATAACCTCAAGAGCTAAAGGATCTTTCATAGAAAAATACACAAATAATCTCTCAAGGGATCGAATCACTTCATCATTTGGCTGCCAACAACTTTTTTCTTGTTCGATTCTTCGTTCAATTGCCAAACCAACTTCATCCATCAACTGATCTAAAGACATCCTGCATAGTTCTCCACGAAGCCTGTCTATCAATCTAAGTCGGTATTGCTCTTCTTCTAATTTAAAATACTCAATCTCTTTTTGGATTTTTCCTAAAATATTTTCGTACAATTCCTCGTTTGCCTCAAGTTCGTTTTCTATTGCGTTTATCCATGCTTCGCTGTCTGCCATAGCAGATAAACTCACGCAAAATAGTTTCTCTAAACTTCTTTTTAAAAACTCATCTTTTTCATTGGCGAGATAGATAAGGCAGTGCCGAACAAAGTTTGCATCCTCATGTCCATGAGAAATTTCCTCAATCTTTTCTTGAATGTTGCTTTCAACAATCCATGCTTCATGAATAATTTCAGGCTTTAGCTCAAACAAAATACTTCTTATAAAAGGAATATCTTGTGGATGATCTTTCTGAAGATTGACGCTTAAAAGATCATCAAAAAAAGGATGCTTAGCTTGTATGTCAAAAGGAACATTTGCAAGAGCCCTCATCTGTTGGACTTTCTCTTGATAAATCCTAACGACCTTTGCTTTCTCCGGAGTCATGCTGCGGCTGACTTTTGGTCGACTCACTAATTGTCCAGCAAAGCAATCAAGGTAATTTTGCATTGCCTCAACAGGACTTATGATCCTTTGAGCAACGGCATTAACTAAAGCAATAGCATCACTTCGCAAACCCTTTGTATTTGTACCATCTATCAATGTATCAACCTGATTGACAAAATCAGGCAATCCCATAGTTGAGTTGTTGAGGTTATCCAAGTGAGAACCTTTTAAAACTTCGAAGTACGGGGCTCCATCTTCTCTTCTACGAACTTTTAAAACAGGCAATGTACTTGAATGGGCTGCTTGATATTTCACTTCAGCAGCGTCTCCATCTTCTGAAACAATTTTCAAAGATGGAGAAACAAAAAATTGTCTTATTTTCTCATTAACAGCAAATTCCCCACCCTCATCATAAGCGACGTTGAATTGCCCCCATATTGCAGCTACCCGAGCCTCTACATGATGTTGGATATCTTCCTCATATAAACCCGCTAACAAAAGAGGATTTGTAAGAAGCGTAAATAACTCATTAGAAACAGGAAGAAATTCTCTCGTTCCCCAAGTTTTACCACGCATTTCTAGGATGATCGAGCGTATTCTATCTCTTATGGAGATGCAATGATGAGCTTCTTGCCTTCCAGGTCGTTCGTGAGAAGGTTTAGGATCCCAAGCTTTTCGATGCTCCCCTCGGTTTAAATGGTTTATGGATGAAATAGGCATATAAAAACCTTTAATTAATTATTATTGACTCTTTATTTAGAAAAGTGGAGAGATTAGTTGATATAGCTTTGATTACAACCATAGAACAAATTCAGTCCATTGCGCTCCTTTACATCTTCAAAATTTTATCACACCTATACAAAACATAACAATCTATAAGCAAAATAATTAATATCTAAAAAGGTTCATTGCTACACCTAAAGAACCCTCTTCATAGAGTACTTAAATTTTTTGCAGGCCTTTATAAACAAATCCTTCTTTTTATGTCCCATATCGATATTTTTAATTGTTTTTTTACCTGACAAGAGTTGCCGGTTCGGGTATTCTACTGCTGAACTAAGGGAATCATCAATTAGAAAAATGAGGGGTTATCATGGCTCAACCTAGTGAAGCAGAAAGAAAAAAGGCTCTTGACCTAGCGGTCAGTCATATTAAAAAACAATTTGGAGATGGAGCGATTATGTCGCTTGGAAGTCACTCTTCCATGCGCGAAATTAGCGTCATCAAAACAGGCGCTTTAACTTTAGACGTTGCGCTTGGCATCGGCGGGATACCTCGCGGCCGTATTATTGAAATCTTCGGTCCCGAATCTTCCGGAAAATCAACTTTGGCCACTCACATTGTGGCAAATGCCCAAAAAGCAGGCGGACTTGCTGCGTATATCGACGCAGAGCATGCGCTTGATCCTTCCTATGCTGCAAAAATTGGGGTAAATGTGGATGAACTTCTCATTTCACAGCCCGATAGTGGTGAAGAAGCGCTTAACATCGCAGAAACACTTGCACGTTCAAATGCAGTGGATGTGATTGTAATTGACTCCGTTGCAGCGCTTGTTCCAAAAAGTGAGCTAGAAGGCGAAATCGGCGATAGCTTTATCGGTTTGCAGGCTCGTATGATGTCTCAAGCTTTAAGAAAACTCGCTGCAACACTTGCTAAAAGCAATACCTGCGCCATTTTCATTAACCAAATTCGTGAAAAAATTGGTGTCATGTTTGGAAACCCCGAGACAACAACGGGTGGGCGTGCGTTAAAGTTCTACTCCTCTATTCGCCTAGATATTCGCCGTACCGCTGGTATTAAAGGTCCTGACAACTCTGAAGTTGGAAATAGAGTCAAAGTGAAAGTTGTCAAAAATAAAGTTGCGCCACCTTTCCGCTCAGCTGAATTTGACATTCTCTTTAACGAAGGAATTTCTAGAACAGGAGCTGTTATCGATTTAGGAACAGAGTACCAGATTATCGATAAAAAAGGCGCTTGGTTTAGCTATCAGGGGCAGAGATTGGGACAAGGGCGAGAAGCTGTCCGCGATGAGCTAAAAACGAATCCAAAGCTATTGGATGAAATTGAGCAGCTTATCATGCAAAAATGTAAAGATGGACTGGCTACAACATCACTCAAGTCTGCTGCACATGTTGATGCTGACGAAAAAGAGCTTGTTGAAGTCTAATATTAGCCCTGCACAGCAAGACACTCTTCAGTTTTCTGTATGAGTGTCTTGATTAAAGCTTCAAGTTCCTGCCCTTGAATATCAAGTTCTTGTAAAACAGTCAGAAAAGAAACTGTTTCCTTGTGGAACATCTTAACTGTTTCCTCCACTCCCATTAACAATCCCATGTTGGCTTTTCGTCCATTCTTTAAGTCTTGTTGCATATCACTCAAATCATCAGCAATTTGAAAAGCCATTCCAAAATGCGAAGCGGCTTTTTTCACCAAAGGCAATTTTTCTAGCTCTCCACCACCAAATAACCACCCCAGCACAAATGAAATTTCAAACAATGAGACCGTTTTTTTGTGCAAGATATCGCGTAATGCAGATAAAGAGAGGTTAGACTCATGAATATCTAAAAATTGTCCACCTGTGGCCCCAAAAAGCCCTGTGTTATAAGAGACGTTTTGAATAGCTAAAACACAAAGATGATCACAACGATCGGAAAAAGAAACCTGCTGCTGCTTGAGAGTTTCACTATTTTGAGCCAAATAACGGTAGCCCTCAGCGATTAACGCATAGCTGGCTAATAAAGCTATGTCTTCTCCAAAAACTTTATGGAGGGAAGGCATATTTCTTCTTTCATCATCATTATCCATACAAGGTAGGTCATCCGCAATAAGCGAGGCCGTATGAAAAAATTCCACCGCTAAAGCCGCTTCGGAAGCATCTGCTTGTTTACCCAATGTTTTTGCAACCATTAAAACAAGCGCGGGCCTAAAACGTTTTCCGCCATTGCGAAGCGCATATTCACAAGCATCTCTGACTTTGCTTTTAGCACCTAAGGCCGCAATACTTTGCTCAATCTTTGCTTCAACTTGGGCCTGATAAGATAAAAGAATAGAAAATGGGTTCACTAGAAACTCTTTATGTCTAAGAACATGTTGATGTCATTAACAAAAAAATGATAAAGAATCTATCTTTATTTTACATCGTAAATTTTAGAAACAGAAAGACTATAAATTATTTTCCCGAGTCATCCGAATCATTCCATCCTCTAACAACCCATGAAGACCAGATTTAACGCCCGCGTATGCAAACCCTAAGTTTTTAAACATCTCTTGAGAAACCGAATCCCCCTGAAGTGCACAAACTTTTAATCGATCAGTTGGGGATTCTGCTAAAACAGCATTTACCAATTCTTCTTCGATTTTTCTAAAAGAAGGTTGATCCCCAGCACTTATACAATGCTTAATAGACAAAGCCCCAGGTTTTTTCTTTAGCCAAATCAACCCAGCGACGGTGTTTTTTTCACGCACGACCTTCACGATCATGTCAGGTTTTTGAAGCTCTTTTTTAATGGAAGCTCGCTTCTTAGAAAATTCAGGTTGAATGGCGCTCTGTTTGAAAATCGACTGAATAGCTTTTAAATCACTCCTAGAAGGCTTAGAAGTTAAAGATTTTATTTCTAGAGTTCCTGAAAAAGGGTCTTTTCCTTTTAAAATGGATTTTTCCCGCTTCAAATCCAAAGCAATCACTCTTCCATCAGCTAGATAAAAAGGAAGCTTATGTAAATGCCCGATTATTTTTTTCCATTCCTTAGATTGTACGGGATCTTCAGAAAATTCCGTCGTAACTTCAATTAACGAATCGCGGAATTTTTGATAGTCTCGCATATAAGCAATAGAGAGAGGATGCGTGGAAACAAATCTTTGAATACCTTGAACTATCGACTTGCATTTTCCATCATTTAATTGCGCTTCGAAGGTTTGTAAATGCTTATAGATGTGTTTTTGTTTCCTCATAATTTGGGTACGCTTTCGCAAAGATCGCAACGCTACAGCTGTCGCAACACCCATCATACTTGTACATGTTCCTAAACTCACCGTTTGGGGTGGGAGTCCAAGAATGCCGGTTAAAGTAGCCAAAAATCCCAAAATCACCGTTGTAATTGCAGAAGTAACAAGAATTTGTCGATTTTGATAAACCTTTTTTTCATGCCAAGACCGGGAAAACTTGGGCGAATACGCAAATGTATTTTCTTGTACTTTTGGAACTGATTTAACCATTTTGACCTCTTTGAATCGGTATCGTCATCGTTTGAGCTCTCGATTTTATAATGTGGAAAGACGGAATAAATCCCCCACAATTAAGCGTAGGATAGCATAAGACATTTTTCCCAAGTAAAGTTCCTGGATTAGTCACAACATTACAGCCAATTTGGGATGAATCACCAATGATTGCACCCAGCTTTCTTAAACCTGTTTGATATTTTTGATGTTCCACAACAATCGATACAGGTCGATTATCCAGCTTCAGATTCGCACATTTGGTCCCAGCGCCCAAATTAACATGGTTCCCAAGGATAGACTGCCCTAGATAAGCAAAATGCGCTGCATGCGCATGATCAAGCAAAATGCTGCGGATGATTTCTGTATCGTGTCCAATGACACAATCATTCCCTGTTACAACAAATCCCCTTATGTAAGCCCCATGTCGAACAACACAACGATCTCCAATCCAGCAGGGACCTTGAATATAGGCACCTGGTTCCACAACTGTTCCTTTGCCTAAATGAATTTGATCTGGATTCACAAGGTAAGCAGAAGGAGAGACAATTGCCTCCTGTTTTTGGAACGACATTTTTTCTAAATAACTTTCTAATCGATTTAAGGCAGTCCAAACATGTGCGTTTGGTTCAAATAGGTCTTTATGTGTGTACGTGTCTAAATCGAAGAAATAAGAAGGCAAAAGGAAATCCATTGCGAGTCCTGATTATTTCTCTAAAACCATTTAAACTACGAGGTACTGACAATATTTTCAACAGCTTTCTTTATTGAATATATCTTATATAAAGCATGTTTCTACTTCTTCTTTTGCTGTGGGAATGTTCATAACGCAGGACATCTTATCTCTTTATTTACCCTGTTTTAGATTGTTCGTTTTTTGTCAGTAGATGGAAGAAAAAAGGCGGCTTATCGACAGAAATTAATTATGCACAAAAATGCATTCATAAGAATCAACCGAAAAAAGGGGACTTATGAACAACATTTCATGCTTTTTGCATTTTCTGAAAATGGGTCCTTGAAAAAATCGTGTATTTTTGAAAACGCGAATTTTCCATAGTCTCTTTTGAAGAAGATATATAGATATATCTCTTGTTTCTTCTTCCTCTATCCCTGTGGAAATGTTTGCAAAAGGGTAAATAACAGAGAGAAATCAGTCTGTTTATAAGTTGTTCGGAAAACGTTGATAACTACTCGGTTTTGTTCAGAGGTGGGACTTTTGTTCAGAAGCAAACAAAGGAGCTGACAAAATTAGGTGGGGTTATGAACAAAACTTCCACCGAAATTTTCATTCAAAAAAAGCTTTTTGATGGTTGAAGGTTTAAAAATATGAATTGACTAAAACGGGCAAGTTCGTAAGTTTGGGTTTGAAAATCATGCAAATTTAACAAAGGAAACCTATGAGCCATTATAATGATTTATTAACCCCACAAAATTGTGCGATTGCTTTAGTCGACTATCAACCCGCGATGTATTTTGGTGTACAAAGTCACGATCGGATTACCATTATGGAAAATGCAGTGATATTGGCTAAATCAGCAAAATTGTTTAAAGTCCCCTCCATTTTAACATCTGTTGCCAAAGATTCTTTTAGCGGACCCGTAGACGAAGCTTTGACAACCGCTCTAAGCGACCATAAAGTGATCGATCGAACATCGATCAATGCATGGCTTGATGCAGATTTCAGAAAAGCTGTTGAAGCAACGAAACGGAAAAAAATTATTCTAGCAGGA
Encoded proteins:
- a CDS encoding acyltransferase, with the protein product MDFLLPSYFFDLDTYTHKDLFEPNAHVWTALNRLESYLEKMSFQKQEAIVSPSAYLVNPDQIHLGKGTVVEPGAYIQGPCWIGDRCVVRHGAYIRGFVVTGNDCVIGHDTEIIRSILLDHAHAAHFAYLGQSILGNHVNLGAGTKCANLKLDNRPVSIVVEHQKYQTGLRKLGAIIGDSSQIGCNVVTNPGTLLGKNVLCYPTLNCGGFIPSFHIIKSRAQTMTIPIQRGQNG
- a CDS encoding hydrolase, which codes for MSHYNDLLTPQNCAIALVDYQPAMYFGVQSHDRITIMENAVILAKSAKLFKVPSILTSVAKDSFSGPVDEALTTALSDHKVIDRTSINAWLDADFRKAVEATKRKKIILAGLWTEACVLFPTMDLLKAGYEVYFVADACGDVTLEAHERSIQRMIQAGAVPITSLQFLFELQQDWARSETYNGVMEILKAHSPYGFQVTFSKWALGEHASEGGSKK